The following coding sequences are from one Onychomys torridus chromosome 16, mOncTor1.1, whole genome shotgun sequence window:
- the Fbln1 gene encoding fibulin-1 isoform X2, which translates to MERPALSHPVPLPLLLLSSFSLLAARVTADVSMETCCTEGNQMANQHKDCSLPYTSESKECRMVQEQCCHNQLEELHCATGINLASEPDGCATLHNYNSSLETMFIKRCCHCCMLGRAAQARSQTCEPNLMISYQCGLVFRACCVKGQESSDFPRGDGGDLQDPAKIPDDEEQEDPYLNDRCRGGGPCKQQCRDTGDEVVCSCFVGYQLQSDGVSCEDINECITGSHNCRLGESCINTVGSFRCQRDSSCGTGYELTEDNNCKDIDECESGIHNCPPDFICQNTLGSFRCRPKLQCKSGFIQDALGNCIDINECLSISAPCPVGQTCINTEGSYTCQKNVPNCGRGYHLNEEGTRCVDVDECSPPAEPCGKGHHCLNSPGSFRCECKAGYYFDGISRTCVDINECQRYPGRLCGHKCENTPGSYHCSCSAGFRLSVDGRSCEDVNECLHSPCSQECANVYGSYQCYCRRGYQLSDVDGVTCEDIDECALPTGGHICSYRCINVPGSFQCSCPSSGYRLAPNGRNCQDIDECVTGIHNCSINETCFNIQGSFRCLSFECPENYRRSADTRCERLPCHENQECPRLPLRITYYHLSFPTNTQVPVVVFRMGPSSAVPGDSMQLAITAGNEEGFFTTRKVSHHSGVVALTKPIPEPRDLLLTVKMDLYRHGTVSSFVAKLYIFVSAEL; encoded by the exons GATGGTCCAGGAACAGTGTTGTCACAACCAACTGGAGGAGCTGCACTGTGCCACGGGCATCAACCTGGCCAGCGAGCCGGATGGCTGTGCCACGCTGCACAACTACAACAGTAGCCTTGAGACCATGTTCATAAAG AGATGCTGCCACTGTTGCATGCTGGGAAGGGCGGCCCAGGCCCGGAGCCAGACCTGTGAGCCCAATCTCATGATAAGCTACCAGTGTGGGCTGGTATTCCGTGCCTGCTGCGTGAAGGGCCAAGAGAGTTCAGACTTCCCCCGTGGTGACGGTGGGGACCTTCAGGACCCAG CTAAGATCCCTGATGACGAGGAACAAGAAGACCCATACCTGAATGACCGCTGTCGAG GTGGCGGACCTTGCAAGCAGCAGTGCCGGGACACCGGGGACGAGGTGGTCTGTTCTTGCTTTGTGGGTTACCAGCTGCAGTCGGATGGTGTCTCCTGTGAAG ATATCAATGAATGCATCACAGGCAGCCATAACTGCCGGCTGGGAGAATCCTGCATCAATACAGTGGGCTCTTTCCGCTGCCAGCGGGacagcagctgtgggactggctaTGAGCTCACAGAGGATAATAATTGCAAAG ATATTGACGAGTGTGAGAGTGGTATTCATAACTGCCCCCCCGATTTTATCTGTCAGAATACTCTGGGATCCTTCCGTTGCAGACCCAAGCTGCAGTGCAAGAGCGGCTTTATACAAGATGCTCTAGGCAACTGCATTG ATATCAATGAGTGTTTAAGTATCAGTGCCCCATGCCCTGTGGGGCAGACATGCATCAATACAGAGGGCTCGTACACATGCCAGAAGAATGTGCCCAACTGTGGACGTGGTTATCATCTCAACGAAGAGGGAACTCGCTGTGTTG ATGTGGATGAGTGCTCACCACCAGCGGAGCCCTGTGGGAAAGGACACCACTGCTTGAACTCCCCTGGCAGTTTCCGCTGCGAGTGCAAGGCTGGCTACTATTTTGATGGCATCAGCAGGAcctgtgtgg ACATCAATGAGTGCCAGCGCTATCCTGGGCGCCTGTGCGGCCACAAGTGTGAGAACACGCCAGGCTCTTACCATTGCAGCTGCTCAGCGGGCTTCCGGCTGTCTGTGGATGGCCGGTCGTGTGAAG ATGTGAATGAGTGCCTCCACAGCCCCTGCAGCCAGGAATGTGCTAACGTCTACGGTTCCTACCAGTGTTATTGCCGCCGAGGCTACCAGCTCAGTGATGTGGACGGGGTCACTTGTGAAG ATATTGATGAGTGTGCCCTGCCCACTGGGGGTCACATCTGCTCGTACCGCTGCATCAACGTCCCTGGAAGTTTCCAGTGCAGCTGCCCCTCATCTGGCTACAGGCTAGCCCCCAATGGTCGCAACTGCCAAG ACATTGATGAATGTGTGACTGGTATCCACAACTGCTCCATCAATGAGACTTGCTTCAACATCCAGGGCAGCTTCCGCTGTCTGTCCTTTGAATGCCCGGAGAACTATCGCCGCTCCGCAGACAC CCGCTGTGAGCGCTTGCCTTGCCATGAGAACCAGGAGTGCCCCAGGCTGCCTCTGAGAATAACCTACTACCATCTCTCTTTCCCTACCAACACCCAAGTACCCGTAGTGGTCTTCCGCATGGGCCCTTCCAGTGCTGTCCCCGGGGACAGCATGCAGCTAGCCATCACCGCCGGCAATGAGGAGGGCTTTTTCACCACCCGAAAGGTGAGCCACCACAGTGGGGTGGTGGCCCTCACCAAGCCCATCCCTGAGCCCAGGGACTTGCTCCTGACCGTCAAGATGGATCTCTATCGCCACGGCACAGTCAGCTCCTTTGTGGCCAAGCTTTATATCTTTGTGTCTGCCGAGCTCTGA